The genomic segment tgtttaattttatctacaTTCCACGGAGTAATATAGAAGGGGAAGTGCGATTCAGCAAAATCAAAGTCTACGCCATAAGATGTTAGATCCGTACCCAAAACTTTACTAGGGGGCTTGCCATCAATTGGACTGATCGAACTCAAAAAATCCATCATACCATAGTTGTTGTTCATGTATACTTTGGCCTTGGCAGCGTCGCTTAGCAGCCTATCGTAGTAGCCACTGTCCGCCATCATCAATCTACCAACATCTAGTCATAGAATATCTATGgaaattattcaaaatacAAAGTATTATAGAATGAGTAACAATTAAATGCACTGTGACGATGGGTAGTGTGAGGCTCGAACTCACGACCTCGGGATTATGAGACCCGCGCGCTAACCAACTGCGCTAACCACCCGCAACAGGCCAGCagaaattatacattacaTGCGTTAAGAAATCTGCCACGTCTTTATATACTCCCACAAGTTTCCAACCTTCATCGGTAAAATTCCCACAAAAACCTAAGGCAAATATGCAAACAACATGCCTAAACTCATGCATCATTTACACATATTGTACACGTCTCTCAAATTTTCGCTAAAATAGTTAAAATTAGATTCTCCAAATTAATGTTCCATGAGTTATAAACCTaatattgatgaaatatatcTGGGACACACGGCCTTCATGTGCTGCTTCTTTGACACTATGGCCGCCATATCCGGGATAACACTGTGCCGCTGTTGTACACTCTGCAATAAATCCTCCCCAACCCCCTGTGGGAGCTGGAATATTAGCAAAGTCAGGGGTTCTTTAAACTCGGACCACAATATTCCAAAACTAATGACCACCCCGCGCCACAATTGCTTGTCCTCCCAAGCCCTCCGAGTCACCAGCGTAGGCATCACGTGCTGAACCACTCCTCCCCTCACAGACGGAACGTTTTGCACAACCTGGCACAATAACCTTCCAAATATGAACGAAATGGGTTGCTTATCCTCCACAATCATCGTACAGGATTTGACCACCGAATGCAGAGAcataattacatttttggGTACATTTTGTGGCCTGCGTTGATTTGTTTCAACCAGTGATATTATGTGATCCAGCAATATAGCTTGTTTTTTTCTATCCAGATTTTCATTGTTGAATCTGTATACGGCGATCAGCAATTCCTCTGGCGACAACCATTGCTGATTGGCACTGGAAACCTTCTGATCCATGACACTCCTAACATCAGCAGGTACGGATAGTACACTTTCTATGCAACTTTTAACAGCTCCCTCATTTGTCTCCACTAAAAACAGATGGTTCAATAAGTCtattgcgatattttttggcaaaaatGCGACAACTGGTACGATTGAAACAGTTTTGCTCCAATTCTTAAAAGTACTTATACACAGCAAAATGGTTCTCATTTCGGCAGAATCCATAGACAATTTATCCACAATGTTGTACGTTGGCGCGGTCCATTTAATTGCAACATTAGTTAATATATGTCCCATTAAACATGTCTTTGGGGGCACTGATAAATAGTTTTCCAGTAttacataaaaaatttcaatgtGTGTTGTACACAAGTTGCTAAGGCTGCTAATTATTGCTTCGCTAATACCACTACAAACTCTCCCATTACAGTGTTCTTGCTCCAGAGCGTAAGAATCAACTGTGTATATGAGCGCCGATAGCAATTGAGGGCTCCTGTTACATATTTCAGAGACTGCGTTTATTGATATGCAAATGGCTCCtacattcaaattttcGATTATCTCATCGcacatatttttcaaaaaattgtttggcaCTAGGAACCTTTCCAATGAACAACCCTTTTCACGATTATCAACGCGTTCCTCTTCACTCTTGCTAGTGTCTTTGCCTGTAGGCCCTTTACTATGATTTAGACTATCCTCTATATCAATTGTTGAATCTTCAATATCTGTTTCATCTATGGGCATGTCTCCATCAGATTGACTTTGAAATATAGGATACTTCCTTAGGCACTTTAGgaatatgtaaaaaataGTCTCTTGTAACCAAATGTTGTGTATGTAATGTGGATTATGCCAATCCAATTCACAGTCATCCTGTAAATTATCCCACATGTACAGCACGTTGTAGAGTATCTTGTCACTTGAAATGTCAAACACATTCCTTTTGCACCTTACACATACTGTAACTTGAATTTCTGCAGACTGAAAAACTCCCAGAGACTTAATCCAATCGGTGAGCAGTGTAATAATCTCAATTGGCCATTGCCAAAGTGGTGGAGTTAGCGCCATTTCCAGGTTAGAGATATTGAGAGATCTACCACCAGATCCACATTTATTGCAACTTTCCCCAAATCTATTAGTTACAAGTATAGAGAGATAATTATGCAACTTCTCAAACTCTTTATTACTATACCTACTAGTTTGACCGTCAAATGTCATGTACAAGCCCTTGGTAGATTCTATGAGTTTGTAAAAAAGATTGCGCACAGAAGGCGTTTTATGATACAAAGCCTTGAAAAATAGCGAAAAAATGCGCCGTTTGGCGCCTACagattttgattttttcaGTATATTCGATACTAGGGAAAATACTAGTAGAGACCCTCCCAAGCTATCCAGCAAACTGTAAAAACGCTCTATTAGCCCATCTGTGATACAAGGTATGGAGAGGACGAATGAACAAATCGACTTTATATACGCATCACGATACGCCCTGTTAATGAGCAGCTTATCTGAATAAAATCCATCAAAACACAACTGTAACAACTCATCATAACTCATATTATCCCTATTATTACCAATGTGAAGGCGATTAAAAAATCCTGCCAGTTCATTACCATCGCATTCCTGTTTCACCAATGAAGATGAAGTTGaatctatataatttagtacGCTTTTATGGTATAGTATGTCTGACACACAGTTGAAATAGTTTGACCACTCGCTCAGCGCATTTTGCAAGGTCAAACCATCTGGATTAGATTTTACATAGCGGTTCAGATCCAGTTTGGCTATGAGACTGTTGATATACATGGTCAACATTTCACGAACAGTTTGAGGTTCCAAGTAATTGTCGAGCaaaattttgttcaaaaacTTTCGCTTCACAGAATCCAAATATTGGCCAGATTGTGTGAGTGACCAATCTGCCTTGAGTATTTGATTTACCACCATTTTGGAGTAGAACTGGAAGTTATTCATTACATCGCTTGTACTTGCCACTTTTACACCAATGTCATTGGCACTTTCTGTTAGCAGATTGTCTTTCATCTGTTTGAATTGCACTAGTTCATTGCCAGTTGGTTCCAAATTTGTTGTGCGAGTCGTTACTGTGAACTTGAGCATATCAGGAGTAAAATATAACACTTTACAGGCTGGTACATCCGAGTACTGCAAAATATCAGTCCTCGACCGGCCCTCATTATTCTTAGTAACATCGTATCCTAGTGCCATGTCTATCAACTTTGGCAGTGGCTTGGTAACAGCTAAATGTCCAATTAACTCAACCCTTTCTGGttttgttatataataaattggacCCCTTTTCTCAAGCAATTTGCCCTCAATGTTGTTATCCAGAGGAGTAGCACATAATCCACCAAAGTCCTCAAAATTGCAGGACATAACATATACCTTATTAGCATCAAAAGGTGCAGGGCATTCCATAATTACCGAACCTATGCAGTGAATTTCTCGGTAAATGATGTCTAAACCAGAAATATACCCACATGCGCATAAGCATTCTGATATCTCTTTATGCAGCGATATCGATATCTTAGATGCAAGTATGCGAATTAATTGCTTAAagacaaatttatcaatagaACCCTTTTCACTGAATTTAGGGGCAAAAGTACTTATTGGTTGATTTGGATTGCGTGAAACAGGCTCTAGCAATTGCTGTAAATTGGGTAATAACTCGTTATAAGTTAGGGGGTAGCATGCAATCACCAATGAACACACATGGGTGGACATTAGAAACTTTATTTTACCAAGATCCGATTTGTCGTctttatttaaatacttgCACAAAAGTTGTACATTCTCTTCCCTCCACCTTTCGAAGtaacttttcaaattaGATTTTCTGGTGCATTTGGAGAACATTATTGGCTTCAATTCGCCATATGAGATTGTACTtgcattttttgataaaaatttgcaaaCACAATTACACTCGGgataatttggatttttGGGTTTTTTATGCGCCAATCCATCAATACCGATTTTGGCCGGGTTAAAATGATTCTTACTGTCATAGATAATATAGTCAGAAACATCAACCTCTGCAAATGCCTGCAGCTCCGCTGCCAAAATCTTGTATATGAGAAAGATTGCTTCGCTAGATTTGGTTGATTTTAACAGTGAGGAGTAGGTTGACCTTAGGCATTCATAATCTGCCAGTACATTCTTAAACAACCCAATGCCGCCTGGAATATATAACTTTTCAGACACCAAGTCTTGATGGCTATGACACTCAATGACGTTATATATCAACGTGTCAATACATAGACTGATAGTATCTAGCGCTGTCAATGCTACATTCTTGTTCTTATCAGttaacaaattgtatagATCGGTTATAAGTAGGGATGAAAATCTGCCATCAGACACAAGTACCAATTCAATAAGCTTACAAAGctcaatttttgcattaACCCCCCCTTTAAGCTGCACCTTTCGgattttggcaaattcCTCCTCGAATTTCCTCCGTTTTCCACTTTGCAACAATCCAAATGTGCTAGTAAAAGTTCTATTAACATCACTAGTCATTTCAAACACCCAATATTATAACTTCAGGGATATTATTGCGATTTTTAGCTATCTATATAGCCTATAAATGCGATAAACTATACGCTATGTAATTACATAGCATTGGTCTTTTACCTATGGGgtcataaaatatatcgTCTTACGTTCCGTAATCtatcattatatttaacttTTTTcgtgataaaatttatacgATCTTCCACAACTCCTAtcataaacatatattacTTATGCAAATAGACCTACTTTTGTGCATTAGCCCATTTGGAGTACAGGACATTTTGTCTAAATATGCTATCGATTGAATTCTCTttcataatatttaattcaTACTATTTACGCATCTTCAtccatttaaatatatttactacactattaaatatgttggAGTTcgaaaaaaattaattataaaagCACAAAATACCCCTTAAAGGTTTTTCAATCAATTCAAATAGactacatatattttacaacattatAACAATGTTTTGTAACAAAATAACGGATATTATATGCAACCACCAGTGAACACAGACCCAACTATCTCTTCATCTGTAATTTGGACATATTTCTGCCCTTTCATCTTCTGAAACACAACAATCCCGGCTATGGCCAACAAAATAACAAGTGCTACGCAAAGGCCAATGTATAAAGGTGATTTTAAAAAGATATTGCTTAAATTAAGGTCCCACCCACCAATACTGTTCTTCGTATTAATGTGCTCTTCTACATTAACACAGTCCTCCACATCAACACATTCCCTCTTGCTAAACATTTTTGTTGTGTCGCATTTTTCATTACCttcaatacatttaattgGAGCACATTGGTAGGCACCTTCTTTTTTGCACTCTTTGGAACATGCTGTCCACTTATCTGTTTGAATGTATGTTGTATTTTTTgggataattttgatggtTGGAGGATTTTCTTTGAAGTGAATTCTATATATACACTTATTTCCGGACTTCACTGCTAAATTCAACACATTTTCACCAGAATCACCCACGCCGAGAAATTTGTCGCGTATTAATTTGGTTATGTCAATGTCAACACGGTTCGTTTCCTTATTAAATACACCagaaaaaaatttcaatttttccGTTAATAGAGTTTCAACGTTCGAAAACTCACCATCTACAACTGAAACTGTGTTCTTTGGGCAAGAATAACCAAAATCTTTTAAATCCGGAGACATTTTAAGATTAATCGTTGCAGTCATATTCTGACCTAGATCATTTATATAGCTATAAATCTGACTGTtcatttcaaatttaatggTTAAAAACGTTTCCAAATTAGTATCGATATCCGATGCGTTTGAAATCCATTTTCCTGAATTCTCAACTCCAGCGCCACCACCATGGATAGTGAAAGTTTTCGATTCTATACTAAAAGGTTTGATAATTTCCCCGATACACTTAGGATTTATGGActtatcatcaatttcagTTGCATTATTATCTTTTTCCTTAGTGTCTGTGCTGTTGACATTTGGATCGGGGGTTGTAGTGTTTGTATTCTCTGTAGTATTTTTTTGGGTTGATGCTGTAGGCGTAACTGAATTAGATGAGTTTGTATCAATTAGAGAGGCATATACATTATGCACTGCATTTACAA from the Babesia microti strain RI chromosome I, complete genome genome contains:
- a CDS encoding conserved Plasmodium protein, unknown function (overlaps_old_locusTagID:BBM_I02970), whose protein sequence is MTSDVNRTFTSTFGLLQSGKRRKFEEEFAKIRKVQLKGGVNAKIELCKLIELVLVSDGRFSSLLITDLYNLLTDKNKNVALTALDTISLCIDTLIYNVIECHSHQDLVSEKLYIPGGIGLFKNVLADYECLRSTYSSLLKSTKSSEAIFLIYKILAAELQAFAEVDVSDYIIYDSKNHFNPAKIGIDGLAHKKPKNPNYPECNCVCKFLSKNASTISYGELKPIMFSKCTRKSNLKSYFERWREENVQLLCKYLNKDDKSDLGKIKFLMSTHVCSLVIACYPLTYNELLPNLQQLLEPVSRNPNQPISTFAPKFSEKGSIDKFVFKQLIRILASKISISLHKEISECLCACGYISGLDIIYREIHCIGSVIMECPAPFDANKVYVMSCNFEDFGGLCATPLDNNIEGKLLEKRGPIYYITKPERVELIGHLAVTKPLPKLIDMALGYDVTKNNEGRSRTDILQYSDVPACKVLYFTPDMLKFTVTTRTTNLEPTGNELVQFKQMKDNLLTESANDIGVKVASTSDVMNNFQFYSKMVVNQILKADWSLTQSGQYLDSVKRKFLNKILLDNYLEPQTVREMLTMYINSLIAKLDLNRYVKSNPDGLTLQNALSEWSNYFNCVSDILYHKSVLNYIDSTSSSLVKQECDGNELAGFFNRLHIGNNRDNMSYDELLQLCFDGFYSDKLLINRAYRDAYIKSICSFVLSIPCITDGLIERFYSLLDSLGGSLLVFSLVSNILKKSKSVGAKRRIFSLFFKALYHKTPSVRNLFYKLIESTKGLYMTFDGQTSRYSNKEFEKLHNYLSILVTNRFGESCNKCGSGGRSLNISNLEMALTPPLWQWPIEIITLLTDWIKSLGVFQSAEIQVTVCVRCKRNVFDISSDKILYNVLYMWDNLQDDCELDWHNPHYIHNIWLQETIFYIFLKCLRKYPIFQSQSDGDMPIDETDIEDSTIDIEDSLNHSKGPTGKDTSKSEEERVDNREKGCSLERFLVPNNFLKNMCDEIIENLNVGAICISINAVSEICNRSPQLLSALIYTVDSYALEQEHCNGRVCSGISEAIISSLSNLCTTHIEIFYVILENYLSVPPKTCLMGHILTNVAIKWTAPTYNIVDKLSMDSAEMRTILLCISTFKNWSKTVSIVPVVAFLPKNIAIDLLNHLFLVETNEGAVKSCIESVLSVPADVRSVMDQKVSSANQQWLSPEELLIAVYRFNNENLDRKKQAILLDHIISLVETNQRRPQNVPKNVIMSLHSVVKSCTMIVEDKQPISFIFGRLLCQVVQNVPSVRGGVVQHVMPTLVTRRAWEDKQLWRGVVISFGILWSEFKEPLTLLIFQLPQGVGEDLLQSVQQRHSVIPDMAAIVSKKQHMKAVCPRYISSILGL
- a CDS encoding hypothetical protein (overlaps_old_locusTagID:BBM_I02975) — translated: MKGIGPLSTIYVLSAIIGVSIGVRVGVMQHNKKPKVVNAVHNVYASLIDTNSSNSVTPTASTQKNTTENTNTTTPDPNVNSTDTKEKDNNATEIDDKSINPKCIGEIIKPFSIESKTFTIHGGGAGVENSGKWISNASDIDTNLETFLTIKFEMNSQIYSYINDLGQNMTATINLKMSPDLKDFGYSCPKNTVSVVDGEFSNVETLLTEKLKFFSGVFNKETNRVDIDITKLIRDKFLGVGDSGENVLNLAVKSGNKCIYRIHFKENPPTIKIIPKNTTYIQTDKWTACSKECKKEGAYQCAPIKCIEGNEKCDTTKMFSKRECVDVEDCVNVEEHINTKNSIGGWDLNLSNIFLKSPLYIGLCVALVILLAIAGIVVFQKMKGQKYVQITDEEIVGSVFTGGCI